TATGGCGGAAAGTTTGTTGTCCCGCCGGGCTGCCTGCATATTATAGTCAGTCTGCAAACCGAGCCATATCGTTGCGGCAATCCCTGTCGCAGCCTCGATTTTCAATGCCGTATCAGTGGTTATCGGACGTTTGCCGTTGATTATCTCGTTGAATGCCGTATAAGGCATACCGATTATCCCGGCAAATTTTCTTTGCGACATTCCACGTGCCTGCAATTCATCCTTGAGCATTTCTCCCGGATGTATAGCCACCGCACATACCAACTCGTCGGGAGCGTA
The Phocaeicola salanitronis DSM 18170 genome window above contains:
- a CDS encoding HigA family addiction module antitoxin, which gives rise to MEATAKKIYAPDELVCAVAIHPGEMLKDELQARGMSQRKFAGIIGMPYTAFNEIINGKRPITTDTALKIEAATGIAATIWLGLQTDYNMQAARRDNKLSAILENIRKSVAVL